Proteins from one Cellulosilyticum lentocellum DSM 5427 genomic window:
- the pgeF gene encoding peptidoglycan editing factor PgeF: MIDLASFKFITKGELTYLIFTPWENEALVHGFTTRTGGVSEGEWSSLNLGFNRGDKETSVIENYRRVCDALEVTLDSLVLSKQVHELEIAKVTQEDKGNGIIQPNKWKSKDGIYTREKGVTLVTHYADCVPLFFYAPKYGMIGMAHAGWRGTVGRIGKKMIELWEKEGILASDIQVAIGPSIGSCCFEVGAEVADQFSNQFPGASFIIAHEYDDKYHIDLWACNERILLEAGILKENIIQSQICTCCHSDLFFSHRKTQGKRGTSGAFMCLK; the protein is encoded by the coding sequence ATGATAGATTTAGCATCATTTAAGTTTATTACAAAAGGAGAGTTAACTTACCTAATTTTTACACCATGGGAAAACGAAGCTTTAGTACATGGTTTTACTACTAGAACAGGTGGTGTAAGTGAGGGGGAGTGGTCCAGCTTAAATCTTGGTTTTAATAGAGGTGATAAAGAAACAAGCGTTATAGAAAATTATAGGAGAGTATGTGATGCACTAGAAGTAACACTGGATTCGCTTGTGCTATCTAAACAAGTACATGAATTGGAAATTGCAAAAGTGACTCAAGAAGATAAAGGGAATGGTATTATACAACCTAACAAGTGGAAAAGTAAAGATGGCATTTATACAAGAGAGAAGGGGGTCACATTAGTGACACACTATGCAGATTGTGTTCCCTTGTTTTTTTATGCACCTAAATATGGTATGATAGGTATGGCTCATGCCGGATGGAGAGGAACCGTAGGTAGAATTGGAAAGAAGATGATTGAGTTATGGGAAAAGGAAGGTATTTTGGCTAGTGACATTCAAGTGGCTATAGGGCCATCTATAGGCTCATGCTGTTTTGAAGTAGGTGCTGAGGTGGCAGACCAATTTAGTAATCAGTTTCCAGGAGCATCATTTATTATTGCCCATGAATATGATGATAAGTATCATATTGATTTATGGGCATGTAATGAAAGGATACTTCTTGAAGCAGGGATTTTAAAGGAAAATATCATTCAAAGCCAAATCTGTACGTGTTGTCATTCAGATTTATTCTTTTCACACAGAAAAACTCAAGGTAAAAGAGGAACATCAGGCGCATTTATGTGCTTAAAATAA
- a CDS encoding YraN family protein encodes MSFTPKREGISNKRLLGTQYELLAIAYLEAKHYTILEHSYRCRFGEIDIIAKDDEYIVFVEVKYRKRVDYGYPREAVDYKKRQHILRTAMYYLRTKIGYEVASRFDVIEILETSITHLEAAF; translated from the coding sequence ATGAGCTTTACGCCAAAACGAGAGGGCATAAGTAATAAGCGTTTACTAGGAACACAATATGAACTATTAGCAATAGCTTATTTAGAAGCTAAGCATTATACGATTTTGGAACATAGCTATAGGTGTCGTTTCGGTGAGATTGACATCATTGCTAAGGATGATGAATATATTGTATTTGTAGAAGTAAAATATAGAAAAAGAGTAGATTATGGTTATCCAAGAGAAGCAGTTGATTATAAGAAAAGACAGCACATCTTACGTACGGCTATGTACTATTTAAGAACAAAGATAGGTTATGAAGTAGCAAGTCGCTTTGATGTGATTGAAATCTTGGAAACTAGCATAACACATTTAGAAGCGGCATTTTAG
- a CDS encoding EscU/YscU/HrcU family type III secretion system export apparatus switch protein has product MKKKQRMKAVALSYQEDMNAPTIVASGSGKVAENILEEAKKHHVPVYEDKKLATILAELQVGEQIPTELYELVAKVLVFVGDMDELYAKTRGHK; this is encoded by the coding sequence ATGAAAAAGAAGCAAAGAATGAAAGCTGTTGCCTTATCTTATCAAGAAGATATGAATGCACCTACTATTGTTGCTAGTGGAAGTGGAAAAGTAGCAGAAAATATACTGGAAGAAGCTAAAAAACATCATGTGCCTGTTTATGAAGACAAGAAGTTGGCTACAATCTTAGCAGAGTTACAAGTAGGAGAACAAATTCCAACAGAACTATATGAGCTTGTAGCAAAAGTCTTAGTATTTGTAGGTGATATGGATGAGCTTTACGCCAAAACGAGAGGGCATAAGTAA
- the fliK gene encoding flagellar hook-length control protein FliK, whose translation MINETLRFSPLTEATPASYEASSTSRDISHLLAKLQPGDYIEGTLIEAENGTVLKLGNGISVPVNLLDAVDIGKLLSFVVVGKENQKLILQPKIPETLSNGQLIDKIMSELKLPNQIEMKNIIGQFIEKQLPLNKESLLSIFQGHKTYDLPTEMLVNLKSSEVPLVLKDIEHLSYLKSEGIKGITEAFKGILEGIKNMNQLENVVHDFGHALSLEQLEKAIKASLIDEQTGKYEESRSLKENRLVDGSPAQSHSAEVILKDWFSSLSMEDFRLEQKVNDYFRGQPEIFYEKVLKTLAEAIFKSYLEVDIKQINNHIKESEKITGTSERVEAILEHLGKLDLSEERKEKLQQVHQMFQVVQKYNIEAQYFCFPMVFNNQESTGELYFFKPKKKQGNSDERMYIVMALNMPFLRKVEVHIEQIKDAVNMTLKVETQTMKEQIESSLEQLSEELGSSGYHLNQLQVKLLKDNRLKEEIYTGLYHMDLKA comes from the coding sequence TTGATTAATGAAACTTTAAGGTTTAGTCCGTTAACAGAAGCGACGCCAGCTAGTTATGAAGCTTCTTCAACTAGTAGGGATATAAGTCATTTACTAGCAAAGTTACAACCAGGAGATTATATTGAGGGGACATTAATAGAAGCCGAGAATGGTACTGTATTAAAATTGGGGAATGGTATAAGCGTGCCTGTTAATCTATTAGATGCTGTGGATATAGGCAAATTACTTTCTTTTGTGGTAGTGGGTAAAGAAAATCAAAAGCTTATATTACAACCTAAAATACCTGAAACTTTATCAAATGGTCAACTTATTGATAAAATTATGAGTGAGTTGAAATTACCTAATCAAATAGAAATGAAAAATATTATCGGACAGTTTATAGAGAAGCAATTACCTTTGAATAAAGAAAGCCTTTTATCCATTTTTCAAGGACATAAAACTTATGATTTACCAACAGAAATGCTTGTCAATTTAAAATCAAGTGAAGTGCCATTAGTATTAAAAGATATAGAGCACCTTTCATATTTAAAATCGGAGGGAATAAAGGGAATAACTGAAGCCTTTAAAGGTATACTAGAGGGCATAAAAAACATGAACCAACTCGAGAATGTAGTACATGATTTTGGTCATGCATTGTCGCTAGAACAATTAGAAAAAGCAATAAAAGCAAGTTTGATTGATGAACAGACAGGAAAGTATGAGGAAAGTAGGTCCTTAAAAGAAAATAGATTAGTTGATGGTTCACCTGCACAGTCCCACTCGGCTGAAGTGATTTTAAAAGATTGGTTTTCATCACTTTCTATGGAAGATTTTCGATTGGAGCAGAAAGTAAATGACTATTTTAGGGGACAGCCGGAAATTTTTTATGAAAAAGTACTAAAAACACTTGCAGAGGCCATTTTTAAAAGTTACCTTGAAGTTGATATCAAACAAATAAATAACCATATAAAAGAAAGTGAAAAAATTACAGGGACAAGTGAACGTGTAGAAGCAATTCTAGAGCATTTAGGTAAATTAGATCTTTCTGAAGAAAGAAAAGAAAAGTTGCAACAAGTACATCAGATGTTTCAAGTTGTTCAAAAGTATAATATAGAAGCGCAGTACTTTTGTTTTCCTATGGTTTTTAATAATCAAGAAAGCACGGGTGAACTTTATTTTTTTAAACCAAAGAAAAAGCAAGGCAATAGCGATGAACGGATGTATATTGTAATGGCACTCAATATGCCCTTTTTGCGTAAAGTAGAAGTACATATAGAGCAAATAAAAGATGCTGTTAATATGACACTTAAAGTTGAAACTCAAACAATGAAAGAGCAAATAGAGTCTTCATTAGAACAATTATCTGAAGAATTAGGTAGTTCAGGATATCATTTAAATCAATTACAAGTTAAATTATTGAAGGATAATAGACTTAAGGAAGAAATATATACAGGACTTTATCATATGGACCTTAAAGCATAA
- a CDS encoding ribonuclease HII, translated as MNLNIKELDQLLNNLSIEALKEELKAYEIDTRSGVIKLIDKYKRKIQTYENELALWQLKCEFDSIFHDNQYILVGIDEVGRGPLAGPVVAAAVILPYDTNLVGLKDSKKLTEPKREKLYDQIQSNALGIGIGIVDADRIDEINILQATFEAMRHALSELKIDYDRVLVDGDKVIPKIQIRQEAIIGGDDKSASIAAASVIAKVTRDRMMKAYANTYDKYDWENNKGYGSQKHYEAIRNYGITPLHRKSFLKNEGIF; from the coding sequence GTGAATTTGAATATAAAAGAACTAGATCAATTATTAAATAACCTAAGTATAGAGGCGCTAAAAGAAGAATTAAAAGCATATGAAATAGATACACGTAGTGGCGTTATTAAGTTAATTGATAAATATAAAAGAAAAATACAGACTTATGAAAATGAACTAGCTTTATGGCAACTTAAGTGCGAATTTGATAGCATATTTCATGATAATCAGTATATCCTTGTAGGAATAGATGAAGTTGGCAGAGGACCTTTAGCAGGACCAGTAGTGGCAGCTGCTGTTATTTTACCTTATGATACAAATCTTGTAGGATTAAAGGATTCAAAAAAATTAACAGAACCCAAAAGAGAGAAGCTCTATGATCAAATTCAGTCCAATGCTTTAGGAATTGGTATAGGAATCGTAGATGCTGATCGCATTGATGAGATTAACATCTTACAAGCTACTTTTGAAGCAATGAGACATGCCTTAAGTGAGCTTAAGATAGACTATGATAGGGTATTAGTAGATGGTGATAAAGTGATTCCAAAGATTCAAATAAGACAAGAAGCTATTATAGGTGGTGATGACAAAAGTGCTAGTATAGCAGCTGCTAGTGTGATTGCAAAGGTGACAAGAGATCGAATGATGAAAGCTTATGCCAACACCTATGACAAGTATGACTGGGAAAATAATAAGGGTTATGGTAGTCAAAAACATTATGAAGCAATACGAAATTATGGTATTACACCATTGCATCGTAAATCATTTTTAAAGAATGAGGGGATATTTTGA
- the lepB gene encoding signal peptidase I — translation MNRYYTKVRKIIEMIKEPMLAVLTALLISSFIISHTRIPTESMMHTIYPGDHLIVNRIPYYYRNPERGEIAVFTYEEDHLIKRVIGLPGDIIDIINNEVYVNGKAMDESRYLDETTKTYLYSGSVIDFPYKVPSGYYFMMGDNRINSKDSRVFGPIPRTAIIAKAGFRIFPLQRIGVVE, via the coding sequence ATGAACAGGTATTACACTAAAGTAAGAAAAATAATAGAAATGATAAAAGAGCCTATGCTTGCTGTATTAACTGCACTATTAATTTCAAGTTTTATTATAAGTCATACAAGAATTCCTACAGAATCTATGATGCATACCATTTATCCTGGAGATCATCTTATTGTTAATCGTATTCCTTATTATTATAGAAATCCTGAAAGAGGAGAGATTGCTGTATTTACGTACGAAGAAGATCATTTGATTAAGCGTGTTATAGGCTTGCCAGGAGATATCATAGATATTATTAATAATGAGGTTTATGTTAATGGAAAGGCTATGGATGAATCTAGATATTTAGATGAAACAACTAAAACATATCTTTATTCAGGTTCAGTCATAGACTTTCCTTATAAAGTACCCTCAGGCTATTATTTTATGATGGGAGATAACCGAATTAATAGTAAAGATAGTAGAGTATTTGGTCCTATTCCAAGGACTGCAATTATTGCAAAAGCTGGGTTTAGAATTTTTCCTTTACAACGCATAGGAGTGGTAGAATAG
- the lepB gene encoding signal peptidase I: MSKVLYSIKGCVEFIKELVLVVLVALLFTSFIVSHNKIPTPSMVSTINEQDHILTTMVPYYYRNPEVGEIVVFKQGEESWVKRVIGLPGDIIDIREGQVYVNDEAIDESAYLAAGMSSEPYPGSDHVTFPYTVQEDHYFLMGDNRAQSQDCRYLGAIARDKIYGKAWIKIYPFNQIGLLK; this comes from the coding sequence ATGAGTAAAGTATTATATAGCATCAAAGGATGTGTAGAGTTTATAAAAGAGTTGGTTTTAGTTGTATTAGTTGCTTTATTGTTTACATCATTTATTGTAAGCCATAATAAGATTCCAACTCCTTCTATGGTTAGTACCATTAATGAGCAAGATCATATTCTAACTACCATGGTACCCTATTATTATCGTAATCCTGAGGTGGGAGAAATCGTTGTATTTAAACAAGGGGAAGAAAGTTGGGTAAAGCGTGTTATAGGTTTACCAGGTGATATAATTGATATTAGAGAAGGACAGGTTTATGTCAATGATGAAGCAATAGATGAATCAGCCTATTTAGCAGCAGGAATGAGTTCGGAACCTTATCCTGGATCTGACCATGTAACATTTCCTTATACTGTACAAGAAGATCATTATTTCTTAATGGGAGATAACCGGGCGCAGAGTCAAGATTGCCGTTATTTAGGAGCAATTGCTAGAGATAAAATATATGGTAAGGCATGGATAAAAATATATCCATTTAATCAAATAGGTTTACTTAAATAG
- the lepB gene encoding signal peptidase I — MIKEIAIVVLICLLFFSFILSQNKIPSGSMISTLNINDRILVSPIPFYYRNPNRGEIVVFHQEDKMWVKRVVGMPGDIIDIREGDVYINDIFYDEQTYLKNTGISTPNSPWDEPVEFPYKVPEDHYFLMGDNRMDSKDSRYIGAVSRDEIVGTPIFRIYPFNQIGPMK, encoded by the coding sequence ATGATAAAAGAAATAGCTATTGTAGTTTTAATTTGCTTATTGTTCTTTAGCTTTATATTGAGTCAAAATAAGATTCCATCTGGTTCTATGATTAGCACATTGAATATTAATGATCGCATATTAGTTTCACCTATCCCCTTTTATTATAGAAATCCTAATAGAGGTGAAATTGTAGTTTTTCATCAAGAAGATAAAATGTGGGTGAAACGTGTGGTAGGTATGCCAGGAGATATAATCGATATACGTGAAGGTGATGTTTACATTAATGATATATTCTATGATGAACAGACTTATTTAAAAAATACAGGAATTTCTACACCTAATTCGCCATGGGATGAACCTGTAGAGTTTCCGTATAAGGTTCCAGAGGATCATTATTTTTTAATGGGTGATAATAGGATGGATAGTAAAGATTCTAGATATATAGGTGCTGTTTCAAGAGATGAAATAGTGGGAACACCTATTTTTCGTATTTATCCATTTAATCAGATAGGACCTATGAAATAA
- the ylqF gene encoding ribosome biogenesis GTPase YlqF has product MNIQWYPGHMTKTKRLIEENIKLVDIVIELLDARAPYSTKNPDIDKLAQNKMRIIILNKADLADESITKEWIKWYSAHNVKVVPIIATTGKGIKEVTKIAEDLLKEKIERDRARGRIYRPIRAMIVGIPNVGKSTFINSLVGKGTAKTGDKPGVTRGKQWVKIKKGFELLDMPGILWPKFEDQMVARHLAYIGSINDNILDNRQLAIHLLEEGSTLFKAQIEQRYKMNLPVEAYEAFKAIGLKRGLIIAGGELDELRTAQTIIDEFRSGKWGRVTVEVPRKDKE; this is encoded by the coding sequence ATGAATATACAGTGGTATCCAGGTCATATGACCAAAACAAAAAGATTAATAGAAGAAAATATTAAGCTTGTTGATATTGTTATTGAACTTTTAGATGCAAGAGCACCTTATAGTACAAAAAATCCAGATATTGATAAGCTTGCACAAAATAAAATGCGTATTATTATTTTAAACAAAGCAGATTTAGCAGATGAATCAATTACAAAAGAATGGATCAAATGGTATAGTGCACATAATGTGAAAGTGGTACCTATTATTGCGACTACGGGAAAAGGTATTAAGGAAGTAACTAAAATTGCAGAAGATTTATTAAAGGAAAAAATAGAGCGTGATCGTGCGAGAGGAAGGATTTATCGTCCTATACGTGCCATGATTGTAGGAATTCCTAATGTTGGTAAATCTACATTTATTAACTCTTTAGTTGGCAAAGGGACAGCTAAGACAGGTGATAAGCCAGGAGTTACGCGTGGTAAACAATGGGTTAAAATTAAGAAAGGCTTTGAACTTTTAGATATGCCAGGTATTTTGTGGCCTAAGTTTGAAGACCAAATGGTGGCACGTCATTTAGCGTATATTGGTTCTATCAATGATAATATTTTAGATAATAGACAGCTAGCTATTCATTTACTTGAAGAAGGAAGTACATTGTTTAAAGCACAGATTGAACAGCGCTATAAGATGAATTTACCAGTAGAGGCTTATGAAGCTTTTAAGGCTATTGGTTTAAAAAGAGGTTTGATAATAGCGGGTGGGGAGTTAGATGAATTGCGTACAGCCCAAACCATTATTGATGAATTTCGTAGTGGTAAATGGGGACGTGTAACAGTAGAAGTGCCTAGGAAAGATAAAGAGTAG
- the rplS gene encoding 50S ribosomal protein L19 codes for MNPIIREIENAQLKAEVPSFNVGDTIRVYAKIKEGQRERIQMFEGIVLKRQNGGVRETFTVRRMSYGVGVEKTWALHSPNIEKIEVVRLGKVRRAKLNYLRERVGKNAKVKELIK; via the coding sequence ATGAACCCAATTATTAGAGAAATTGAAAACGCTCAACTTAAAGCAGAAGTACCTTCATTTAACGTAGGTGACACAATTCGTGTATATGCTAAAATCAAAGAAGGTCAAAGAGAACGTATCCAAATGTTCGAAGGTATCGTATTAAAAAGACAAAATGGTGGTGTTCGTGAAACATTCACAGTTAGAAGAATGTCTTACGGTGTAGGAGTTGAAAAAACTTGGGCACTTCATTCACCAAACATTGAAAAAATTGAAGTTGTTCGTTTAGGTAAAGTTAGAAGAGCTAAACTTAACTACTTACGTGAACGTGTTGGTAAAAACGCTAAAGTTAAAGAATTAATCAAATAA
- the trmD gene encoding tRNA (guanosine(37)-N1)-methyltransferase TrmD, whose product MRITVMTLFKETINTLFDYSIMGRARKSGLVELEAVDIRDFANNKHHQVDDYPYGGGAGMLMMAQPVYDCYEHIRSKAEGKSMRILYMTPHGKVWNQQLAEEFSKEENIVILCGHYEGIDQRVIDEIVTDEISIGDFVLTGGELPAVMIADSIIRLLPGVLGKQESFEEESFSDGLLEYYHYTRPAVFRGKEVPPVLLSGNHQKIAEHRRQESLINTYKKRPELLETAKLTHKERTFIEAYAKKVCNENQDML is encoded by the coding sequence ATGCGAATAACAGTTATGACCCTGTTTAAAGAAACCATTAATACCTTATTTGATTATAGTATTATGGGCAGAGCAAGAAAAAGTGGATTAGTTGAACTAGAAGCAGTAGATATAAGAGATTTTGCTAATAACAAACATCATCAAGTGGATGACTATCCTTATGGTGGTGGTGCGGGTATGCTTATGATGGCTCAGCCAGTGTATGATTGTTATGAACATATTCGTAGTAAAGCAGAAGGGAAGTCAATGCGCATTCTTTATATGACACCACATGGGAAAGTATGGAATCAGCAACTGGCCGAAGAATTTTCAAAAGAAGAAAATATTGTTATTTTATGTGGACATTATGAAGGAATAGATCAACGTGTTATTGATGAGATTGTTACAGATGAAATTTCTATTGGTGACTTTGTTTTAACTGGAGGAGAGTTGCCTGCTGTTATGATAGCAGATAGCATCATAAGATTATTACCTGGTGTTTTAGGTAAACAAGAATCTTTTGAGGAAGAGTCTTTTAGTGATGGACTTTTAGAATATTATCATTATACACGTCCTGCTGTTTTTAGAGGAAAAGAAGTACCCCCTGTATTATTGTCAGGAAATCACCAAAAGATTGCAGAGCATCGTAGACAAGAGTCTCTTATTAATACTTATAAAAAACGTCCTGAATTACTAGAAACAGCTAAATTAACCCATAAGGAACGAACTTTTATTGAAGCTTATGCAAAAAAGGTTTGCAATGAAAATCAAGACATGTTATAA
- the rimM gene encoding ribosome maturation factor RimM (Essential for efficient processing of 16S rRNA), with protein MNEMFIVGKIVNTHGVKGELKVMPSTDDPTRFEQLKEIYVERKKLESYEIQSVRYHKGMVLLKLKGIDDMTTAELFKGALLKIDRKDSLPLEEDEYYIADLYGMQVYTYDEERYLGEIVDVIYTGSNDVYAVRKEDRAKDLLLPAIKQVIKSVDVKQNKMHVTLLEGLEELCE; from the coding sequence ATGAATGAAATGTTTATTGTAGGAAAAATAGTAAATACACATGGGGTTAAGGGTGAGTTAAAAGTAATGCCTAGTACTGATGATCCTACTCGTTTTGAACAATTAAAAGAAATTTATGTAGAAAGAAAAAAACTTGAATCATATGAAATTCAAAGTGTACGTTATCATAAAGGAATGGTTCTTCTTAAATTAAAAGGTATAGATGATATGACAACAGCGGAACTCTTTAAGGGCGCTTTATTAAAAATAGATCGTAAGGATAGTTTACCTCTGGAAGAAGATGAATATTACATCGCAGATTTATATGGTATGCAAGTGTATACTTATGATGAAGAACGCTATTTAGGAGAAATTGTAGATGTGATTTACACAGGAAGTAATGATGTTTATGCTGTTAGAAAAGAAGATAGAGCCAAGGATTTGTTGCTTCCAGCAATCAAACAAGTAATCAAATCTGTTGATGTTAAACAAAATAAAATGCATGTGACACTTTTAGAAGGACTTGAAGAATTATGCGAATAA
- a CDS encoding KH domain-containing protein — protein sequence MEDLLRMIATELVDNKEQVSVSQVEEEDKIILQLKVAPEDMGKVIGKQGRIAKSIRTIIKATTAQSSKKVVVDILE from the coding sequence ATGGAAGATTTATTACGTATGATTGCTACAGAATTAGTAGACAATAAAGAGCAAGTTTCTGTGTCTCAAGTAGAGGAAGAGGACAAAATTATCTTACAACTAAAGGTGGCCCCTGAGGACATGGGAAAAGTAATTGGCAAACAAGGAAGAATTGCTAAGTCAATTCGAACAATAATTAAAGCAACTACAGCTCAATCATCTAAAAAAGTTGTAGTGGATATTTTAGAATAG
- the rpsP gene encoding 30S ribosomal protein S16 — translation MAVKIRLKRMGQKKAPFYRIVVADSRSPRDGRFIEEIGYFNPCQEPNELNINKEAAEKWLSTGAQPTDTVKDLLKKAGIQ, via the coding sequence ATGGCAGTAAAAATTCGTTTAAAAAGAATGGGACAAAAGAAAGCTCCTTTTTACAGAATCGTTGTAGCTGATTCTCGTTCTCCAAGAGATGGTAGATTTATCGAAGAGATTGGATACTTCAATCCATGTCAAGAACCAAATGAGTTAAACATTAATAAAGAAGCAGCTGAAAAGTGGCTTTCAACTGGTGCTCAACCAACAGATACAGTAAAAGATTTACTTAAAAAAGCTGGTATTCAATAA
- the ffh gene encoding signal recognition particle protein, producing the protein MAFDQLSTKLQDVFKQLKGKGKLSDKDVKLALREVKLALLEADVNFKVVKQFIKTIEERAVGHEVMESLTPGQQVIKIVNEELINLMGSTQSKINFAPRGITVIMMVGLQGAGKTTTSAKLSSHIKSQGKRPLLVACDVYRPAAIDQLTKVGKQVNVPVFSMGSDKNPVDIAQAGVNYAKENNLDVVIIDTAGRLHIDEVLMDELKNIKALVKPQEILLVVDAMTGQDAVNVAESFDQTLGLDGVVMTKLDGDSRGGAALSVKAVTNKPIKFVGMGEKLNDLEPFHPERIASRILGMGDVLTLIEKAQQNIDEKKAKELEAKFRKAEFNFEDFLEQMQQIKNMGPISQLLGMIPGMNAAKLNEIQGQVDEKQMAHIEAIILSMTKAERLNPSLLNMSRKKRIAQGSGRDLQEVNRLIKQFEQMQGMMKQFSGAMKGKKGKFKFPFM; encoded by the coding sequence ATGGCCTTTGATCAATTATCAACCAAACTACAAGATGTCTTCAAACAGCTAAAAGGTAAAGGAAAGCTTTCAGATAAAGATGTAAAGTTAGCGCTTAGAGAAGTAAAACTAGCTTTATTGGAAGCGGATGTTAACTTTAAAGTGGTGAAACAGTTTATTAAAACCATTGAAGAGCGAGCTGTTGGACATGAAGTCATGGAGAGCTTGACTCCAGGTCAACAAGTAATTAAGATTGTTAATGAAGAGTTAATTAACTTAATGGGTTCGACCCAAAGTAAAATAAATTTTGCTCCAAGAGGTATTACTGTTATTATGATGGTAGGTCTTCAAGGTGCAGGTAAGACGACTACTAGTGCCAAATTAAGTAGTCATATCAAGTCACAAGGTAAAAGGCCACTTTTAGTAGCCTGTGATGTTTATAGACCAGCAGCTATTGATCAATTAACAAAAGTGGGTAAGCAAGTAAATGTTCCTGTTTTTTCAATGGGAAGTGATAAGAATCCAGTTGATATTGCACAAGCTGGTGTGAACTATGCTAAAGAAAATAACTTAGATGTTGTTATTATCGATACAGCAGGTCGTTTGCATATAGATGAAGTATTAATGGACGAGCTAAAGAATATCAAAGCATTAGTGAAACCGCAAGAAATCCTACTTGTAGTAGATGCAATGACAGGTCAAGATGCAGTAAATGTTGCTGAATCTTTTGATCAGACTTTAGGCCTTGATGGTGTTGTTATGACCAAGTTAGATGGTGATAGCAGAGGTGGTGCTGCTTTATCTGTTAAGGCAGTCACTAATAAACCTATTAAGTTCGTGGGAATGGGAGAAAAGTTAAATGACTTAGAACCTTTCCATCCGGAACGTATTGCTTCTCGTATATTAGGTATGGGAGATGTACTAACACTTATCGAAAAGGCACAACAAAATATTGATGAGAAAAAAGCAAAAGAGCTTGAAGCGAAGTTTAGAAAAGCAGAGTTTAACTTTGAAGATTTTCTTGAACAAATGCAGCAAATTAAGAATATGGGACCTATTAGTCAACTCTTAGGTATGATTCCTGGAATGAATGCTGCAAAGCTAAATGAAATCCAAGGTCAAGTGGATGAAAAGCAAATGGCGCACATTGAAGCAATTATTTTATCAATGACAAAAGCAGAGAGACTAAATCCTAGCCTTCTAAATATGAGTCGTAAAAAACGTATTGCACAAGGTTCAGGACGTGACTTACAAGAGGTCAACAGACTGATTAAACAGTTTGAACAGATGCAAGGTATGATGAAGCAATTCTCAGGTGCTATGAAAGGCAAAAAAGGTAAATTTAAATTTCCTTTTATGTAA
- the ylxM gene encoding YlxM family DNA-binding protein — MEKFVVITYLFDFYQELLTDKQRDLLKEYYFEDLSLGELAEQHDISRQSAFDTIKKAEQKLLDYENKLALFAKYQAEQKVLSDIKALCQTLASDLKDEKANSVNKVITLVDKLMNKI, encoded by the coding sequence ATGGAAAAATTTGTGGTGATTACCTATTTGTTCGATTTTTATCAGGAACTACTTACTGATAAGCAAAGGGATTTATTAAAAGAATATTATTTTGAAGATCTTTCTTTAGGAGAATTAGCTGAGCAGCATGATATTAGCAGGCAAAGTGCTTTTGATACTATTAAAAAAGCAGAGCAGAAATTACTAGATTATGAAAACAAGCTAGCTTTATTTGCAAAATATCAAGCGGAGCAAAAAGTATTAAGTGATATAAAAGCTTTATGCCAGACGTTAGCTAGTGACTTAAAGGATGAAAAAGCGAATAGTGTAAACAAGGTCATTACGCTAGTAGATAAATTAATGAATAAGATTTAG